A genome region from Arachis duranensis cultivar V14167 chromosome 6, aradu.V14167.gnm2.J7QH, whole genome shotgun sequence includes the following:
- the LOC107494733 gene encoding putative fasciclin-like arabinogalactan protein 20 produces the protein MDLSKETTMCPKPPSSPPHPCPTSPSTIASSTYPQSQKYPSSNPSALMLIRLPAVARVLKDYGCSCMATFLDAQLSKEYRNGTNFTIFAPLDVAFPEAVKRNISDYSSIFRKHVVPRLLTWRDLISLPDNTLLPTLFSNDFSIRVTISWMVRYVNGVLVVVPDMHRSDFVVVHGIRRLLDNTIV, from the coding sequence ATGGATTTATCGAAAGAAACTACTATGTGTCCGAAACCTCCCTCTTCCCCACCACATCCTTGCCCTACTTCGCCATCGACAATAGCTTCTTCAACATATCCCCAGTCCCAGAAATATCCCTCCTCGAACCCGTCCGCACTTATGCTGATCCGTTTGCCCGCCGTAGCTCGCGTCTTAAAAGATTATGGCTGCTCCTGTATGGCCACGTTTCTTGATGCTCAGCTGTCTAAAGAGTACCGTAACGGCACCAATTTCACGATCTTTGCGCCGTTAGACGTGGCGTTTCCCGAAGCCGTCAAGAGGAACATCAGCGATTACTCCTCGATCTTCCGCAAGCACGTCGTGCCGAGGCTGCTTACGTGGCGCGACCTGATTAGTCTCCCGGACAACACTCTACTGCCGACGTTATTCTCCAACGATTTTTCAATCAGAGTGACGATTTCATGGATGGTGCGGTATGTCAATGGCGTTTTGGTCGTCGTTCCGGACATGCATCGTAGCGATTTCGTCGTCGTTCATGGAATCCGTAGATTGCTTGATAACACCATAGTGTAA